A DNA window from Zingiber officinale cultivar Zhangliang chromosome 3A, Zo_v1.1, whole genome shotgun sequence contains the following coding sequences:
- the LOC122052003 gene encoding mitogen-activated protein kinase kinase kinase YODA-like, with protein MCAMKEVTLFMDDAKSKESAKHLGQEISLLSRLQHPNIVQYYGSEMIDDKLYIYLEYVSGGSIHKLLQDYGQFGEPAIRSYSQQILSGLAYLHAKNTVHRDIKGANILVDPNGRVKLADFGMAKHITGQSCPLSFKGSPYWMAPEVIKNSNGCNLAVDIWSLGCTVLEMATSKPPWSQYEGIAAMFKIGNSKELPKIPDHLSDDGKDFIRHCLQREPSNRPTASELLQHPFVKNASSIEKSPICSEPLESPGGISAGTNIKVTSHVKNLSSLDTEGMTIYHIRGGAPTITTSDVLMRYISCPVSPMGSPHLNSRSQRYVSGRMSPSPISSPIATSGASTPLTGGNGAIPFSQSKQGGREPDGFNRLSKCKSDVYLSGTICHERKLNLLAGMQQGPQNVWERVASEADIRSAQFGRLRQVNLRDPHEKQHDHVLLRSVRDQVKLKPSQSPSSSGIPTHDSQRLHD; from the exons ATGTGTGCGATGAAGGAAGTTACCCTCTTCATGGATGATGCAAAGTCAAAGGAAAGTGCAAAACACTTAGGGCAG GAAATATCTCTTTTGAGTCGATTGCAACATCCAAATATTGTGCAGTATTATGGTAGTGAGATG ATTGATGATAAACTTTATATTTACCTGGAATATGTATCCGGTGGTTCTATACATAAACTCCTCCAGGACTATGGTCAATTTGGTGAGCCAGCAATTCGTAGCTATTCCCAGCAAATTCTTTCTGGATTAGCATATTTGCATGCTAAAAATACTGTACATAG GGACATAAAAGGTGCAAACATATTGGTAGATCCAAATGGCCGAGTTAAGCTGGCAGATTTTGGGATGGCAAAACAT ATTACTGGACAATCATGCCCCTTATCATTTAAGGGAAGCCCGTATTGGATGGCTCCAGAG GTCATCAAGAATTCGAATGGATGTAACCTTGCTGTGGATATTTGGAGTCTAGGGTGCACTGTCCTGGAGATGGCTACATCAAAGCCACCTTGGAGTCAATATGAAGGG ATTGCAGCAATGTTCAAAATTGGAAACAGTAAAGAGCTTCCAAAAATCCCTGATCACCTCTCTGATGATGGCAAGGATTTTATAAGGCATTGTCTTCAGCGTGAGCCATCTAACCGCCCTACAGCTTCTGAGCTTCTGCAGCATCCATTTGTGAAAAATGCATCATCAATTGAGAAATCTCCAATTTGTTCTGAACCTTTAGAATCACCAGGTGGTATTTCAGCTGGAACAAACATTAAG GTAACTAGCCATGTGAAAAATTTGTCTTCTCTGGACACAGAAGGAATGACAATCTATCACATAAGAGGTGGAGCACCTACCATAACGACAAG TGATGTTCTTATGAGATACATATCTTGTCCTGTCTCTCCGATGGGAAGTCCTCACTTGAATTCCAGGTCTCAACGGTATGTGAGTGGAAGGATGTCCCCTTCTCCCATTTCGAGTCCTATAGCCACCTCAGGTGCATCTACACCTCTGACTGGTGGCAATGGTGCTATTCCCTTCAGCCAGTCAAAGCAAGGGGGTCGGGAACCTGATGGCTTCAATCGCTTGTCAAAATGCAAAAGTGATGTGTATCTTAGCGGGACCATTTGCCATGAACGGAAACTCAATCTTTTAGCTGGAATGCAGCAAGGCCCGCAAAATGTCTGGGAAAGAGTGGCATCAGAAGCTGACATTCGCAGTGCTCAGTTTGGTAGGTTGAGACAGGTTAATTTACGGGATCCTCATGAGAAGCAGCATGATCATGTGCTCCTTCGTTCTGTAAGAGATCAAGTGAAGCTTAAGCCTTCACAAAGTCCCAGCAGTTCAGGTATTCCAACTCATGACTCACAAAGGCTACATGACTGA